One window of Siniperca chuatsi isolate FFG_IHB_CAS linkage group LG15, ASM2008510v1, whole genome shotgun sequence genomic DNA carries:
- the si:dkey-196h17.9 gene encoding uncharacterized protein si:dkey-196h17.9, with protein MRLWENPCSAFIRDHGAVDSQINTAPSSNVHYSKETVWRHNLYQTIPTEKLMMKKIWQFGGWGKLWRKASRRPLIENNNNDIQDGYDQACNEYDNPSAQNTFDNQEDQCLQSEQEITLQELAELLGVAPDANTSDHECCCSMRPEPNSTPQNLTPSVLCLMKRSVSQHFPKPPADLNQNLQQHLSDVQETVCNELVRLGPLLKSVGLMGCLIDCYHRQTFDHLNYLLQNISSFQNSFVLVKWVLHGYLSQELLGHPELQEMDPIKNVDLLLFTKCAENAKNKLLENVQKEVRGCLEKILQLERSQDGCDCEEAYVQLYVDIIQCIAAMPKEAQKISSKLSDLVREVCYQELLTFLRRYAAEVTEMLGNRAKKGKPETMHFFKTLKTCKELKHYIMTEGKDIERSLLQETVATLIYIEAFTLKLLIEVITDIAESHLGNYFRSKNKLFFFLIHRVKNHFPKLLCCQDVQKRVMDEVYKLITQIYLKHLLQTSQCRLRKYWSPNVGQTVAEDAKLLHYTMSDLAPGVRQWNLMLLNISELLECESTDTVKLIVVEMQKEGLVWSKKLELLSALLQWTGLSECQVREVLDAIPGHQPRSESWYSFLTCR; from the exons ATGAGGTTATGGGAAAATCCCTGTTCTGCCTTCATAAGGGATCACGGAGCTGTTGACTCACAGATAAACACAGCTCCGAGCAGCAACGTGCACTACTCCAAAGAGACAGTGTGGAGACACAATCTGTACCAAACCATTCCAACTGAAAAACTGATGATGAAGAAAATATGGCAATTTGGAGGATGGGGTAAACTTTGGAGGAAGGCTAGCCGGAGACCTCTGATagagaacaacaacaatgacataCAAGATG GTTACGACCAGGCATGTAACGAGTATGACAACCCCTCGGCTCAGAACACCTTCGACAACCAAGAGGACCAATGCTTGCAGAGTGAGCAAGAGATCACACTTCAGGAACTAGCTGAACTTCTAGGTGTGGCCCCTGACGCCAACACCTCTGACCATGAATGTTGTTGCTCAATGCGGCCCGAGCCAAATTCAACGCCACAGAACCTGACACCAAGTGTTCTTTGCCTCATGAAAAGATCTGTGTCCCAGCACTTCCCAAAGCCACCGGCAGATCTGAACCAGAACCTTCAGCAGCACCTGTCAGATGTGCAGGAAACTGTGTGCAATGAGCTTGTGAGGCTGGGTCCCCTGTTGAAGTCTGTGGGGTTGATGGGATGTCTGATTGATTGCTACCATCGTCAGACATTTGATCACCTTAATTATCTACTCCAGAACATCAGCTCCTTCCAGAATTCCTTTGTGCTGGTGAAGTGGGTCCTACATGGATATCTGAG TCAGGAGCTGCTTGGTCATCCTGAACTTCAAGAAATGGATCCCATTAAAAATGTCGACCTTCTGCTGTTcacaaaatgtgcagaaaatgCAAAGAACAAACTGCTTGAAAATGTGCAG AAAGAGGTCAGAGGATGCCTGGAGAAAATCCTGCAGCTTGAGAGAAGCCAAGATGGTTGTGATTGTGAGGAAGCTTACGTTCAACTTTATGTGGACATTATTCAG TGCATTGCTGCCATGCCAAAAGAAGCACAAAAAATCAGCTCAAAACTGTCTGATCTCGTACGGGAGGTTTGTTACCAAGAGCTGCTGACGTTTCTGAGGAG GTACGCCGCTGAGGTGACTGAGATGCTTGGAAACAGAGCAAAAAAGGGCAAACCAGAAACGATGCACTTCTTCAAGACTTTGAAAACCTGTAAAGAACTCAA GCATTACATCATGACCGAAGGTAAAGACATCGAAAGATCCCTTCTCCAGGAAACTGTGGCGACGCTTATATACATAGaggcttttactttgaaacttCTGATAGAAGTTATAACTGACATTGCAGAG AGCCACCTCGGGAACTACTTCAGATCAAAGAACAAGCTGTTCTTCTTCTTGATTCACAGAGTAAAGAATCATTTCCCCAAGCTGTTGTGCTGCCAGGATGTACAGAAG AGAGTGATGGATGAGGTTTATAAGCTCATCACTCAGATTTACCTCAAACATCTTCTCCAAACCAGCCAGTGCAGACTGAGGAAGTACTGGAGTCCCAATGTCGGGCAAACAGTCGCTGAAGATGCTAAGCTACTTCACTACACCATGTCAGACCTG gCTCCTGGTGTCCGACAGTGGAACCTCATGCTGCTGAATATCTCAGAGCTGTTGGAGTGTGAAAGTACCGACACAGTGAAGCTCATAGTTGTAGAAATGCAGAAGGAAGGTCTCGTGTGGAG CAAGAAACTGGAGCTCCTGAGTGCACTGCTGCAATGGACGGGTCTTTCTGAATGCCAGGTTAGGGAGGTGCTGGACGCCATTCCTGGGCACCAACCCAGATCTGAATCCTGGTACTCCTTTCTTACGTGCAGATGA
- the LOC122861610 gene encoding protein FAM216A, with product MKKQVTFADSQTVHRLHQDEPLPRSTGMNESKMALKDASVNFSNGLKINRPPAARCEPQHVTTVQIPKTMTAAPFLKHTALTPAQKEYLYTIAASSSAAHVRNLITRHYMNVLHRCIRAGYSPERDDLVASVTSPGTNESHKHRSEVPSRAKHKEKTNTSGRDPGKSFLPKIPNRQARLSNASGSKQRKMKKSTTSPTLRPKRPRRARIKLLEEEEEEEEGLGDCLRECLSSLSLGEWDDDTFSDLRHFY from the exons atgaaaaaacaagtgACATTTGCAGACAGTCAGACGGTCCACAGGCTCCATCAGGATGAACCTTTGCCAAG GAGCACTGGGATGAATGAGTCAAAAATGG CATTAAAAGATGCCAGCGTAAACTTCAGCAATGGTTTGAAAATCAACAGACCACCAGCTGCAAGATGTGAGCCCCAGCACGTAACGACCGTACAAATCCCCAAAACCATGACCGCAGCCCCATTTCTGAAG CACACAGCACTAACACCAGCTCAGAAGGAGTATCTGTACACCATTGCAGCTTCCTCCAGCGCCGCACACGTGCGTAACCTCATCACCCGACACTACATGAACGTGCTGCACAGGTGTATACGAGCAG GCTACAGCCCTGAAAGAGACGACCTTGTGGCTTCTGTTACCTCACCGGGGACTAATGAGAGTCATAAACATCGATCAGAAGTTCCTTCGAGGGCAAAACACAAGGAGAAGACAAACACTAGTGGAAGAGATCCTGGGAAATCCTTTCTTCCAAAAATCCCAAACAGACAAGCCAG GCTTTCCAACGCATCAGgatcaaaacaaagaaagatgaagaaaagtaCAACATCGCCCACATTGAGACCAAAACGTCCAAGAC GAGCCAGGATCAAgctgttggaggaggaggaagaggaggaggaaggactgGGCGACTGTCTGAGAGAGTGTTTGAGTTCACTCTCTTTGGGAGAATGGGATGATGACACTTTCTCAGATTTACGACACTTCTATTGA
- the vps29 gene encoding vacuolar protein sorting-associated protein 29 isoform X1, producing the protein MISESGHRLVLVLGDLHIPHRCNTLPAKFKKLLVPGKIQHILCTGNLCTKESYDYLKTLAGDVHIVRGDFDENLNYPEQKVVTVGQFKIGLIHGHQVIPWGDMASLALLQRQLDVDILISGHTHKFEAFENENKFYINPGSATGAYSALESNIIPSFVLMDIQASTVVTYVYQLIGDDVKVERIEYKKS; encoded by the exons ATGATTTCTGAG TCTGGTCACCGG TTGGTCCTGGTGTTAGGTGACCTGCACATCCCCCACCGGTGCAACACCCTGCCAGCCAAGTTCAAGAAGCTGTTGGTCCCGGGGAAGATCCAGCACATTCTCTGCACAGGCAACCTTTGCACCAAGGAGAGCTATGACTACCTGAAGACTCTCGCTGGAGACGTCCACATAGTCCGAGGCGACTTTGAcgag AACCTGAACTACCCGGAGCAGAAGGTGGTGACAGTGGGCCAGTTTAAGATCGGTCTCATCCACGGCCACCAGGTGATCCCCTGGGGCGACATGGCCAGCCTGGCGCTGCTCCAGAGACAGCTGGATGTCGACATCCTCATCTctgggcacacacacaagttcgAGGCATTTGAGAACGAAAACAAGTTCTACATCAACCCTGGTTCGGCCACAGGAGCCTACAGCGCACTGGAAAG CAACATCATCCCCTCTTTTGTATTAATGGACATCCAGGCGTCTACAGTGGTGACGTACGTTTATCAGCTGATCGGCGACGACGTCAAGGTAGAGAGAATCGAGTACAAGAAATcttaa
- the vps29 gene encoding vacuolar protein sorting-associated protein 29 isoform X2, translating into MSGHRLVLVLGDLHIPHRCNTLPAKFKKLLVPGKIQHILCTGNLCTKESYDYLKTLAGDVHIVRGDFDENLNYPEQKVVTVGQFKIGLIHGHQVIPWGDMASLALLQRQLDVDILISGHTHKFEAFENENKFYINPGSATGAYSALESNIIPSFVLMDIQASTVVTYVYQLIGDDVKVERIEYKKS; encoded by the exons ATG TCTGGTCACCGG TTGGTCCTGGTGTTAGGTGACCTGCACATCCCCCACCGGTGCAACACCCTGCCAGCCAAGTTCAAGAAGCTGTTGGTCCCGGGGAAGATCCAGCACATTCTCTGCACAGGCAACCTTTGCACCAAGGAGAGCTATGACTACCTGAAGACTCTCGCTGGAGACGTCCACATAGTCCGAGGCGACTTTGAcgag AACCTGAACTACCCGGAGCAGAAGGTGGTGACAGTGGGCCAGTTTAAGATCGGTCTCATCCACGGCCACCAGGTGATCCCCTGGGGCGACATGGCCAGCCTGGCGCTGCTCCAGAGACAGCTGGATGTCGACATCCTCATCTctgggcacacacacaagttcgAGGCATTTGAGAACGAAAACAAGTTCTACATCAACCCTGGTTCGGCCACAGGAGCCTACAGCGCACTGGAAAG CAACATCATCCCCTCTTTTGTATTAATGGACATCCAGGCGTCTACAGTGGTGACGTACGTTTATCAGCTGATCGGCGACGACGTCAAGGTAGAGAGAATCGAGTACAAGAAATcttaa
- the vps29 gene encoding vacuolar protein sorting-associated protein 29 isoform X3: MLVLVLGDLHIPHRCNTLPAKFKKLLVPGKIQHILCTGNLCTKESYDYLKTLAGDVHIVRGDFDENLNYPEQKVVTVGQFKIGLIHGHQVIPWGDMASLALLQRQLDVDILISGHTHKFEAFENENKFYINPGSATGAYSALESNIIPSFVLMDIQASTVVTYVYQLIGDDVKVERIEYKKS; this comes from the exons ATG TTGGTCCTGGTGTTAGGTGACCTGCACATCCCCCACCGGTGCAACACCCTGCCAGCCAAGTTCAAGAAGCTGTTGGTCCCGGGGAAGATCCAGCACATTCTCTGCACAGGCAACCTTTGCACCAAGGAGAGCTATGACTACCTGAAGACTCTCGCTGGAGACGTCCACATAGTCCGAGGCGACTTTGAcgag AACCTGAACTACCCGGAGCAGAAGGTGGTGACAGTGGGCCAGTTTAAGATCGGTCTCATCCACGGCCACCAGGTGATCCCCTGGGGCGACATGGCCAGCCTGGCGCTGCTCCAGAGACAGCTGGATGTCGACATCCTCATCTctgggcacacacacaagttcgAGGCATTTGAGAACGAAAACAAGTTCTACATCAACCCTGGTTCGGCCACAGGAGCCTACAGCGCACTGGAAAG CAACATCATCCCCTCTTTTGTATTAATGGACATCCAGGCGTCTACAGTGGTGACGTACGTTTATCAGCTGATCGGCGACGACGTCAAGGTAGAGAGAATCGAGTACAAGAAATcttaa